AGTCCACGAGGCGGTCTTCGCCATCCTGGCGCTCGAGACCGAACCGGTCGACCCGCGACTGTGAGGTGAGTGGCCGGGAACCCCGCACGGTTCCCGGCCACTGCGGATCTACCCCGAAATTCCGCGGCCAATCCACCCCGGCTCTATTCGATCGGAGCGGCGGCCAGATACTCGCGCAGCCGGGCGAGGTAGGGACGCTGCCCCTTGCCGAGCTTGTCCTCGGCGGTGTCGAGGTCGAACCATTCGGCGCGGTCGATCTCCGGGAATTCGGCCATCCGGCCCGAGCGCGGCGGCCACTCCATGGCGAAGGTGCCGGGCACCACCAGCGCCGGATCCAGGTCTGCTTCGACCGCCCACACGACGAGCTGTTTCTTACCGCTGCCGCTGCCGTAGACGACCTCGCCGAGCGGAATCCATTCCCCGTCGGGCACGGGCAGTCCCAGTTCCTCGGTGAATTCGCGGCCGGCGGCGGTGCTCGAGTCCTCCTCGGCGGGCACGTATTCGCCCTTGGGGATGGACCAGGCGGCGGTGTCCTTCTTGGCCCACAGCGGGCCGCCCAGGTGCCCGAGGAGCACTTCGAGGCGGTCGGTGCGGCGAAAGAGCAGGACTCCGGCGCTGTATCTCAGGCTCATGGGAAGGAGTGTGCCCAATCCGGACCCGGCCGCGCACCGCGGGCACTACCGTGGGCGACATTGCGGCAACTCGGACGTTAGGGATTTTTCCTCGATAACGGACGAATGGTTCCCGCGAGATTTCTTGCGCCCGAACCCTGTTCGGCATCCGCACCCTCCGGATAAGCTCCGGTTTTCGGATCGGCCCACACCTGATGACGGATTGGATTACCCGCATGGAGTTCCGCACCGCGTCCGCGGCTGCCACCCTGGTGATCGGCGCTCTCCTCACCTCGGCCACCCTGCTATCGGTCACGCCGGCGAACGCCGAGCCAACCCCCGACAGCGCGCCGCAGATCGCCTACTCGGCCAAGATGGTGGACAAGGCGATCGTGACCACCCTGCGCGGCGGCACCTTCGAGCTGTCGCACCAGGCCGCCGATCCGGCCCAGCCCGGCAGCGACGCCGCCGATGCCACACCGCCCGTCGACGTGGTGAAGGTGAAGGACGGCGCGGGCAATGTGCTGCTCAGCCTGCCGCTACGATTCCGGCTGGGCCCCATCGACATTCCGGTCAAGCCCGAGGTCCGCGAGAACAACACCGTCCTCGCCCTCACCCCCGACAAGCCCTCCGGCCTGACGCTCACCCAGCCGCTGGCGGTGAAACCCGTTGCCTCGCAACTGGAGAACGATCGCGCGCTCAACAGTTTCAGCACCCAGTTCGGCCTGGCCACCACCATCGGCACCTTCGTGGGCACCGCCATCGGCGCGACCATCGGCTGCGTGGCCACCCTGGTGGCGGGTTGCCTGCCCGGCTTCATGACCGGCGCGACCGTGGGCGGGCTGATCGGCTCGATCGCCGTGGGCGGCCCGACTCTCGTCGCCGCCGGCATCGACCTGCTGACCACCTGGCAGGCGCCCGACGGCACCACCAGGTGGCCGGACAAGACCGCCACCGCGGTTCCGCAGCCGGCCGCACCGCAGCCCGCCGCGCAGCCGAGCAACTGACCGCGCGCACCGGGTGATGCCGGTGCGCGCCTACGCCCGGGGGATCGGCACCCGCCACACGACCGTCGTGCCGCGGCCATCCAAGCCCAGCCCGATCTCCACCACCCCGTCGAGTTCGGTGGCCCGCTCGGCGATATTGCGCAGCCCGCCCCGCGGCGGCGCGTCGCCGACGCCGATCCCGTTGTCCGCCACCGCGATCCGGAGTTCACCCCGGCCCGCGGTGACGGTCACGTCGATGCGGGTGGCGTCGGCGTGCCGGACGGTGTTGGACAGTGATTCCCGCAGCACCGCGAGCGCCTGCCGGCCCGTTTCCGGCGGTACCAGGGTGTCGATCGGGCCGTTCTGGCGCAGTGCCGGCGCGAAACCCAGATGCCGGGCGGCGGTGGTGACGAGATCGCTGATGGCACTGCGCAATCCGGCCTGACCGTTGTTGGCGGACTGCAACGAGAAGATGGTGCCGCGAATGTCCTGGATGGTGTCGTCCAGGTCGGCGACCACGCGTTCCAGGCGCTCGGTGATCTCGGGCACGGGTCCCATCCGCAACGCGCCCTGCAAGGCCAGGCCCGAGGCGTAGATGCGCTGGATCACCGAGTCGTGCAGGTCGCGCGCGATGCGATCGCGGTCCTCCATCACCGCGATCTTCGCCGAATCCTGTTGCCGCCGCACGGTATCGCGCTGCACCCGGTCGTACATGCGGACATTGATGATCTTCACCGCGGCGATCACCGCGAGCGCCTCGATGATCCGCTCGTCCTCGTCGGTGAACGCGCCGCCGCGCTTGTTGGTGAGGTACAGATCGCCCAGCAGCCGGTCCCGGTAGCGCACGGGCACGCCCAGGAAGCTGCGCATCGGCGGATGCCCGGGAGGCCAGCCTTCGAAACCGGGATGCTCGGTGAGATCGTCGAGCCGGACCGGATGTTCGCCGGCCAGCACCACGCCGAGCACTCCCCCGCCGCGCGGCCAGTGCCCGATGCGGTCGATGGCCTCCTGGTCCATGCCGACCGGAACGAACTGCGCCAGCCGCGGCGGGTCCTCGCGCGGCTGCCCGCCGTCCAGCGCGTCGCCGTCACCGAGTTCCAGCAAGCCCAGCGCACCGTATTCGGCATCGACCAACCGGACGGCCGCGGCCACCAGCTGCCGCAGCACCATGTCCACGTCCAGGTCGGAGACCACGGCGTAGACCGCCTCGACCAGATCGTGCAGGCGTTCCCGGGATGCGGTCAGCTCTCGCAACTCGTCGGGCACCGCACCCCAGGGCAGTTCGGACATGGTCCACAGGCTACCCATCGGCTACCTGAGGACATTTGTCTCTGGGACCGGGTGTCGCGGCGGAGAAGTCTGTAGTCAGACCATTCGGCTGATTGAGGAGTCACACCATGACGATGATCGGAACCGAACCGCGCACCGAGGCC
This sequence is a window from Nocardia yunnanensis. Protein-coding genes within it:
- a CDS encoding NUDIX domain-containing protein; translation: MSLRYSAGVLLFRRTDRLEVLLGHLGGPLWAKKDTAAWSIPKGEYVPAEEDSSTAAGREFTEELGLPVPDGEWIPLGEVVYGSGSGKKQLVVWAVEADLDPALVVPGTFAMEWPPRSGRMAEFPEIDRAEWFDLDTAEDKLGKGQRPYLARLREYLAAAPIE
- a CDS encoding GAF domain-containing sensor histidine kinase: MSELPWGAVPDELRELTASRERLHDLVEAVYAVVSDLDVDMVLRQLVAAAVRLVDAEYGALGLLELGDGDALDGGQPREDPPRLAQFVPVGMDQEAIDRIGHWPRGGGVLGVVLAGEHPVRLDDLTEHPGFEGWPPGHPPMRSFLGVPVRYRDRLLGDLYLTNKRGGAFTDEDERIIEALAVIAAVKIINVRMYDRVQRDTVRRQQDSAKIAVMEDRDRIARDLHDSVIQRIYASGLALQGALRMGPVPEITERLERVVADLDDTIQDIRGTIFSLQSANNGQAGLRSAISDLVTTAARHLGFAPALRQNGPIDTLVPPETGRQALAVLRESLSNTVRHADATRIDVTVTAGRGELRIAVADNGIGVGDAPPRGGLRNIAERATELDGVVEIGLGLDGRGTTVVWRVPIPRA